A single genomic interval of Lathyrus oleraceus cultivar Zhongwan6 chromosome 7, CAAS_Psat_ZW6_1.0, whole genome shotgun sequence harbors:
- the LOC127107343 gene encoding uncharacterized protein LOC127107343 isoform X1, translating to MKAKAKDKCCVTIKNGRKGKKHVVKSQTEPKSTSSLLTSQMKILCSLPPSLSYFHFSLFMQDPKNDSNTRCRKPWYQRAIDVTSLWKIISKSTQISSSNNSSSLWKTIPKPPQGPTTSPSNKAKLRKCKSLKVATSFTRVCLCAPIYSYNEILRNEVPPRRSNSYPRSSSKPLQNGSIERIHSARVSMEGSRRVFRGKSLNDDVLMRRFVIEEEAMMQIRRRNQMEVIRKRSMMRRKKIGPSPLSRMVMANDFID from the exons ATGAAAGCCAAAGCAAAAGATAAGTGTTGTGTTACAATAAAGAATGGGAGAAAAGGAAAGAAGCACGTTGTGAAGTCACAAACTGAACCAAAAAGCACTTCTTCACTGTTAACATCACAAATGAAAATTCTTTGCTCTCTTCCTCCATCTCTTTCATATTTTCACTTTTCTTTGTTCATGCAAGATCCAAAGAACGATTCAAACACAAG ATGCAGGAAGCCATGGTATCAAAGAGCAATAGATGTGACAAGTTTATGGAAAATAATTTCAAAATCAACACAAATTTCATCATCAAATAACTCATCAAGTTTATGGAAAACAATTCCGAAACCGCCGCAAGGTCCTACAACAAGTCCTAGCAATAAGGCCAAGCTAAGAAAATGCAAATCTCTAAAGGTAGCAACATCTTTCACTAGGGTTTGTTTATGTGCTCCTATTTATTCATACAATGAGATTTTGAGAAATGAGGTTCCCCCTAGAAGAAGTAATAGTTATCCTCGATCGTCGTCGAAACCGTTGCAAAATGGATCCATTGAAAGAATTCATAGTGCTAGGGTTAGCATGGAGGGGTCAAGAAGAGTTTTTAGAGGTAAATCATTGAATGATGATGTTTTGATGAGAAGGTTTGTGATTGAGGAAGAAGCTATGATGCAAATTAGAAGAAGAAATCAAATGGAAGTTATTAGGAAAAGGAGTATGATGAGAAGAAAAAAGATTGGGCCTAGTCCTCTTAGTAGAATGGTTATGGCTAATGATTTTATTGATTAG
- the LOC127107343 gene encoding uncharacterized protein LOC127107343 isoform X2: protein MKAKAKDKCCVTIKNGRKGKKHVVKSQTEPKSTSSLLTSQMKILCSLPPSLSYFHFSLFMQDPKNDSNTRKPWYQRAIDVTSLWKIISKSTQISSSNNSSSLWKTIPKPPQGPTTSPSNKAKLRKCKSLKVATSFTRVCLCAPIYSYNEILRNEVPPRRSNSYPRSSSKPLQNGSIERIHSARVSMEGSRRVFRGKSLNDDVLMRRFVIEEEAMMQIRRRNQMEVIRKRSMMRRKKIGPSPLSRMVMANDFID, encoded by the exons ATGAAAGCCAAAGCAAAAGATAAGTGTTGTGTTACAATAAAGAATGGGAGAAAAGGAAAGAAGCACGTTGTGAAGTCACAAACTGAACCAAAAAGCACTTCTTCACTGTTAACATCACAAATGAAAATTCTTTGCTCTCTTCCTCCATCTCTTTCATATTTTCACTTTTCTTTGTTCATGCAAGATCCAAAGAACGATTCAAACACAAG GAAGCCATGGTATCAAAGAGCAATAGATGTGACAAGTTTATGGAAAATAATTTCAAAATCAACACAAATTTCATCATCAAATAACTCATCAAGTTTATGGAAAACAATTCCGAAACCGCCGCAAGGTCCTACAACAAGTCCTAGCAATAAGGCCAAGCTAAGAAAATGCAAATCTCTAAAGGTAGCAACATCTTTCACTAGGGTTTGTTTATGTGCTCCTATTTATTCATACAATGAGATTTTGAGAAATGAGGTTCCCCCTAGAAGAAGTAATAGTTATCCTCGATCGTCGTCGAAACCGTTGCAAAATGGATCCATTGAAAGAATTCATAGTGCTAGGGTTAGCATGGAGGGGTCAAGAAGAGTTTTTAGAGGTAAATCATTGAATGATGATGTTTTGATGAGAAGGTTTGTGATTGAGGAAGAAGCTATGATGCAAATTAGAAGAAGAAATCAAATGGAAGTTATTAGGAAAAGGAGTATGATGAGAAGAAAAAAGATTGGGCCTAGTCCTCTTAGTAGAATGGTTATGGCTAATGATTTTATTGATTAG